TTCTGAGGGTAATGATGTGGACAATAAAGCCGGCCGCACTGATAAAATATATAAAGACTGTTATCTGAAAAAGGAATTTATGCATAGCGGTTAATTGAGGAATTCCCTAATTCCATCTGTACCCAATTTTCATGCAATCCTGGGGTATATATAAGGTTCTGCGGTCATTTTTTTATCATGAATGACAAGGCCTTTTGAATTTAACACTCAATGTCTATAATTCGAAACTATATTGGCGGCCTCCGTATCGCAGAGAGAAACAGCCCATCTCTCTACCTTGTCCCATTCACCATCTCTGACCCAGGCCATTACAGCCGGGTCTGCAAGGGATCGGCAGAGTTGCTTCCTGGTCACCGGATCCCGGTGAGATTTAATTATCAGTTGCCTTAACTCCCCCAAAAGTGAGACATAGTCGCCATAAAACGGATCAAGGCTCTGCTCAAGCTCCCTGCGAAGGCGCTGGGCAAGGGCAGGACTCCTGCCTCCGGTTGATATGGACAGACAGAGATCCCCCCGCCTGACTACAGAAGGGACAATAAAGCTGCAAAGCTCCGGCTGGTCTACGACATTGCAGAAGACCCTTTTTGATAAGGCCTTTTCATATACCGTTTTCTGGACATCAGTATCATCGGTAGCGGCGATCACCAGCCAGGCCTTGTCCAGATCCTCAGGGATGAAGGACCTTGGCACGTAGTCTATCAGGCCATTTGATGCCATTTCCCCGAGCGTCCCTGTTGTCTCGGGGCTGACGAGCCTGACATGGGCACCGGCGCTCAAGAGTCCCTGAACTTTACGTTCAGCAACGCTGCCTCCGCCCACGACAACAACTTTCTTGTTTTTCAGGTCCAAAAAAAGGGGGTAGTAATCCTGACAGGAAGTGTTCTGTTTCATAGACTAAAAGATATCAACCAAATGCAAATCAGGCAACAATCGTCTATTGAATTACAAAATTCCTTGGAAGACTGGTATAAATATTATGGGATGCAGCTCCGGCCCGGATTTTTGAGCGGAATTCAGGGTCAATCTTGCGGGCTTATCCTGCAATCTTTTGCCAGTGTTGCCAGAAAGATGGAAAGGACTTCCGTACACAGTCAGGGTCTTTGATCCTGATGCCAGGCACTCTCAGCCCTGCCACCGCAAAGGCCATGGCTATCCGGTGGTCATCATAGGTGTCTATCAGAGATCCATGCATGTCCTGGCTCCCTTCGTTCCCCTCAATGATGAGCCCGTCCTCCAGCTCCCTCACTGATTTTCCTATCTTGGAGAGCTCCTGTGCCACCGCCTTCAGCCTGTCCGTCTCTTTTATCCTCAAGTGGGCTACATTCCTGATGACAGTTGTACCCCTGGCAAAGGCAGCAACTGCAGCAAGTGTCGGGACCACATCGGGCCATCGGCCCATGTCCGCTTCTATGGCCTTGAGCCTGCCATGAGGAGGTCCCTGGACCGTAACCCCCTCCGGTCCTTTTTTTATGGAACAACCCATACCGGCCAGGATGTCGGCAAATGCCGCATCGCCCTGAATGGCGTCCGGCGGCATGTTTTCCACCAGGACTTTACCACCTGTGACTGCTGCGGCTGCCCAGAAATAGGAGGCACTTGATGCATCTCCTTCGACTTGATATTTTCTCGCCTTATAAGTCTTGCGGGATACAAGGAAAGAGTCCTTTTCCTCCTGCACATCTACCCCGAAGGCGGCCATTACGGCTATAGTGAGATCTACATAAGGCCTGGACACCAAAGGGCCGTCCAGGATAATCCTGGCCGGATTCCTGACAACCGGAGCCACGAGCAGCAAGGAAGACAGGTACTGACTGCTCTTTGAGGCAGAAAGCAAGGTTTCTCCGCCTTCAAGTCCATGGGCCTTGATTTCTACCGGAGGGCAACCGGTTTTCTTAATACTCCTTGCCTCGGCCCCCCAGGCCTTCAGTGCTTTGAGTAATGGCCCAATGGGTCTTTCAGCCATTCGTACGGTACCTGTGAGCCTGTAGGTGCCCTGACCAAGGGCCACGACAGAGGTCAGAAAGCGTATCCCGGTACCGTTATTGCCGAGGTAGAGTTCTTGCCTGGCAGGCAAGATCCTTCCACCCTGACCCTCAATTATCCAGTCAGTGCCTTTATCCTGTATGGGAATTCCCAAATGGGCCAGGGCATCTCTGAGAAATTTTGTATCTTCACTGTCCAGGGGTCCTTTCAGCTCGCTTTTTCCTTCAGCCAAAGAGGCGACTACCAGAGCCCGCTGGGTGATGCTCTTCGATCCGGGCACCTTTACCTTTGCCGTTATGCCGGCTGCGGGTTGCGGGATTTCAATGAACTCGTCCCTTAAAGAGGAAATCATGCAACTACTCACATCAATTCTATGTCCGCCCGGCCCCAATCCTGGCCTTCGCCCAATTGAGAAGGCCGCCTGAGGCCAGTATCAGGCGATCTCTTTCAGACACCTCCAGGTGGGCCTGTATTGTTCTGTCTTTTCCGACTTCTATTGACACCGTGTCTGAACCTGCCAGCAGCGCGGTCCTCAGACCTGGAATATTGACAGTGTCTCCTTTTTCAATTCGATCGTAGTCATCCGGATCCATAAATGTAAGCGGCAGGATGCCGAAGTTTACAAGGTTTGCCTTATGGATCCTGGCAAAGCTTTTTACCAGTTTGGCCCGTACCCCGAGGTACCTTGGCGCCAGGGCGGCATGCTCCCTGGAGGAGCCCTGGCCGTAATTCTCTCCTCCGACTATGATCACAGTGCCTGCCGCCCTGGCCCTTGAGGAAAACTCCGGATCAATTGCGGAAAAGACATGCTCACTGATGGCATGCACGTTGCTTCTGAGCGGCAGTATCTTGCTCCCGGCAGGCATTATATGGTCAGTGGTAATATTGTCCTTCACTTTGAGGAGTACCTCTGCCTTCAGGTCTTCCGGCAACGGCTCAAACTCCGGAAGAGGTTTTATGTTGGGGCCGCGCAGTATTGATACCTTCGAGCCGTCCACAGGAGGAGGAATTATCCCGTTGTCATTTATGATGTATGCCTCGGGAAGAGATACTTCTGGGGCCTGCCCAAGATCTCTCGGATCCGTAATTACTCCCCGTATTGCGGATGCAACCGCTGTTTCAGGACTGCACAGATATACCCGGTCGTCCTTTGTGCCGCTCCTTCCGGGGAAGTTGCGGGTAAAGGTCCTCAGGGAGATGGTATTTGTGGCCGGGGCCTGTCCCATCCCGATGCATCCCAGGCAGCCGCATTGGTGTATTCTGGCCCCGGCGTGGATTAATGTACGCAAGGCCCCGGCCATATCGGCGTTTTCCAATACCTGCCGGCTCCCGGGATTTATCTCAAAGCTCACCAGCGGGTGTATTTCCCTGTGCTCAAGTGACTTGGCGGCAACCGCTAAGTCCCTTAACGATGAGTTGGCGCATGAACCTATGATGACCTGGGATACCGGCTGTCCGGCCACCTCTCGTACAGGCACCACGTTGTCCGGGGAGGATGGACAGGCTATCATCGGTTCAAGAGAAGAGAGGTCCATATCGATTATTTCGTGATATACGGCATCCGGATCTGCCTGAAGCATTTGCCATATATCTTCTCTTTTCTGGCTTATAAGAAAACTCCTGGTCGCTTCATCAGATGGAAAGACTGAACCAGTGGCCCCAAGTTCGGTTCCAAGGTTTGCTATGGTGGCCCTGTCGGTTACAGAGAGAGCCGCAACACCGGGGCCAAAGTATTCAATGACCTTTCCCACACCGCCCTTTACCGTCATCAGGCGGAGTAATTCCAGTATGACATCCCTTGCCGAGACCCACGGACCAAGCTTTCCTGTGAGACGAACACCTGTAATATATGGCATTCTTAAATAGAAAGGCTGCCCGGCCATGGCCATGGCAACATCAAGACCACCCGCACCCAGGGCGAGCATCGCACACCCGCCGGCTGTCGGAGTGTGGCTGTCTGAGCCCAGTAGGGTCTTGCCTGGGACAGCACACCGCTCAAGATGTACCTGATGGCATATACCGTTTCCCGGACGGGAGAAATGGATGCCGTAGCGGGCGGCAACAGACTGGAGAAATCTGTGATCATCGGCATTTCGGAAGTCAAATTGCAGCAAATTGTGGTCTACATAACTTATTGACAGTTCGGTCTCGACCCTGGGTATGCCTATGGCCTCAAATTCCAGGTAGGCCATGGTACCCGTGGCGTCCTGAGTAAGTGTCTGGTCAATGCGTATGGCAATCTGGCTTCCAGGAGTCATTTCACCTTCCACCAGGTGCTCATCTATGATTTTTTCCGTTACTGTCATGCCCATTAAATCGCTCCGGATGTCTTGAAAAGTATTTATGCCGGTATTATAGAAATCATAAAGAATAGCAGCAAGCTTGACATTAGGTCAACAACTGCTAAAAGTTAAATTTAAAGGGAATTTGTAATGTATAAGGCATTTTGATTGATTCAGGATTTAGAAACAACCAAAAGGAGGGCAGCTCGATGGTAGAAATTAAAAAAATTCTGTTTCCTGTAGATTTTTTTGAAAGTTCCAATAAGGTATTGCCTTTTGTGAAGTTCATGGCTGAAAAGTTGGGAGCACAAATAGAGCTTGTGCACGTAGTGAGAGGCCCGGGAGATTTTACTGGCTATGAAATGGGCGGTGCCTGGTATTCCAGCTATGAAGGCGAACTCCTGAAGGGCGGCGAAAAGGCCATGGACAGGTTCGTGGAAGAGAATTTGTCTGATGTGGAAAATGTTAAAACGGTAATTGTGGTAGGAGATGTG
The window above is part of the Deltaproteobacteria bacterium genome. Proteins encoded here:
- the aroA gene encoding 3-phosphoshikimate 1-carboxyvinyltransferase yields the protein MISSLRDEFIEIPQPAAGITAKVKVPGSKSITQRALVVASLAEGKSELKGPLDSEDTKFLRDALAHLGIPIQDKGTDWIIEGQGGRILPARQELYLGNNGTGIRFLTSVVALGQGTYRLTGTVRMAERPIGPLLKALKAWGAEARSIKKTGCPPVEIKAHGLEGGETLLSASKSSQYLSSLLLVAPVVRNPARIILDGPLVSRPYVDLTIAVMAAFGVDVQEEKDSFLVSRKTYKARKYQVEGDASSASYFWAAAAVTGGKVLVENMPPDAIQGDAAFADILAGMGCSIKKGPEGVTVQGPPHGRLKAIEADMGRWPDVVPTLAAVAAFARGTTVIRNVAHLRIKETDRLKAVAQELSKIGKSVRELEDGLIIEGNEGSQDMHGSLIDTYDDHRIAMAFAVAGLRVPGIRIKDPDCVRKSFPSFWQHWQKIAG
- a CDS encoding siroheme synthase codes for the protein MKQNTSCQDYYPLFLDLKNKKVVVVGGGSVAERKVQGLLSAGAHVRLVSPETTGTLGEMASNGLIDYVPRSFIPEDLDKAWLVIAATDDTDVQKTVYEKALSKRVFCNVVDQPELCSFIVPSVVRRGDLCLSISTGGRSPALAQRLRRELEQSLDPFYGDYVSLLGELRQLIIKSHRDPVTRKQLCRSLADPAVMAWVRDGEWDKVERWAVSLCDTEAANIVSNYRH
- a CDS encoding aconitate hydratase; its protein translation is MGMTVTEKIIDEHLVEGEMTPGSQIAIRIDQTLTQDATGTMAYLEFEAIGIPRVETELSISYVDHNLLQFDFRNADDHRFLQSVAARYGIHFSRPGNGICHQVHLERCAVPGKTLLGSDSHTPTAGGCAMLALGAGGLDVAMAMAGQPFYLRMPYITGVRLTGKLGPWVSARDVILELLRLMTVKGGVGKVIEYFGPGVAALSVTDRATIANLGTELGATGSVFPSDEATRSFLISQKREDIWQMLQADPDAVYHEIIDMDLSSLEPMIACPSSPDNVVPVREVAGQPVSQVIIGSCANSSLRDLAVAAKSLEHREIHPLVSFEINPGSRQVLENADMAGALRTLIHAGARIHQCGCLGCIGMGQAPATNTISLRTFTRNFPGRSGTKDDRVYLCSPETAVASAIRGVITDPRDLGQAPEVSLPEAYIINDNGIIPPPVDGSKVSILRGPNIKPLPEFEPLPEDLKAEVLLKVKDNITTDHIMPAGSKILPLRSNVHAISEHVFSAIDPEFSSRARAAGTVIIVGGENYGQGSSREHAALAPRYLGVRAKLVKSFARIHKANLVNFGILPLTFMDPDDYDRIEKGDTVNIPGLRTALLAGSDTVSIEVGKDRTIQAHLEVSERDRLILASGGLLNWAKARIGAGRT
- a CDS encoding universal stress protein is translated as MVEIKKILFPVDFFESSNKVLPFVKFMAEKLGAQIELVHVVRGPGDFTGYEMGGAWYSSYEGELLKGGEKAMDRFVEENLSDVENVKTVIVVGDVVEKILEQAEKGGADMIIIGTHGRKGLERIMFGSVASGVVKGASCPVLTINPFRVSV